A genomic stretch from Marinobacter fonticola includes:
- a CDS encoding hybrid sensor histidine kinase/response regulator, with the protein MPFTKRLSFRLTRSTVLLAMLLGILLNMFQVTLDYFHARKSMDEEIRALMDISYSPASQIAYNIDTRLAKELLDGLLRHPAIVDARIADPDGRILAASNRQSSDSRYRVLSDFLFGPNREYSENLRVPQLEEIPLGRLEVRIDTHHYGTAFISRATNTLISGFIKSLVLSIILLFIFYFILTKPLLRVIQSLREVEPKAPEKMRLPVPAKHDDDEIGQMVGIINQHLDTIDNSLDQVRLAESKMKHYSSKLEREVEDRTREISEKNEALQRGNRALIKTKEDAVHRARSRANFLASMSHEIRTPLNGVLGMLNLALEGELEGSQRNRLEIAYNAGQSLLSLLNDILDISKVEAGKLSLEAIEFSLRDVIEECATLLSQQARNRQIELVIDLDPALPEIYQGDPTRVRQIVNNLLGNGIKFTESGEVRIRARNQNGETRIDVIDTGIGMAEDTLRRIFSPFSQGKADTTRRYGGTGLGLTLCRQLVERMHGQISVESRENKGTHFTVILPMPVRAPARAADFTSPALKEFGVALDISHANPHRLPLERQLQAWNIPVLEPDAEAPSAYLCETTAWTRGALTDRRLPCPLILLGEPQQSIRSVSGSELRVVTLPLRRSQLEEVLNVATGGTAKVRDGGEEAISQPSEGLSILLVEDNRVNQIVASSMLRKLGYRVDLAENGERAISALNHSRYDIVLMDCQMPVLDGYEATERIRRNPAWRELPIIAVTANVMQGDKDDCLAVGMNDYITKPYNKHELQNIIERWAANGGTRSRDPE; encoded by the coding sequence ATGCCCTTCACTAAACGCCTGTCTTTCCGGCTGACCCGTAGCACGGTTCTGTTGGCGATGCTTTTGGGCATTCTGCTCAACATGTTCCAGGTTACCCTGGATTACTTTCACGCACGCAAGAGTATGGACGAGGAAATCCGGGCGCTGATGGACATCAGTTACAGCCCGGCCTCCCAAATCGCCTATAACATCGATACGCGACTGGCTAAGGAATTGCTGGACGGCCTGCTACGCCATCCGGCCATCGTCGATGCCCGTATCGCCGACCCCGATGGCCGCATCCTCGCGGCTTCGAACCGCCAATCCAGCGACTCCCGCTACCGGGTGCTAAGCGACTTCCTGTTCGGCCCCAACCGGGAGTACAGCGAGAATCTTCGCGTTCCCCAACTGGAAGAGATTCCGCTGGGCCGGTTAGAAGTGCGCATCGACACCCATCATTACGGCACAGCGTTTATCAGTCGCGCAACCAACACGTTGATCAGCGGCTTCATTAAGAGTCTGGTGCTGAGCATCATTCTGCTGTTCATTTTTTACTTTATTCTGACCAAACCCCTGCTGAGGGTGATCCAGTCGCTACGCGAGGTCGAACCTAAGGCTCCGGAAAAAATGCGGCTGCCCGTTCCAGCGAAGCACGATGATGACGAGATCGGCCAGATGGTCGGCATTATCAACCAGCACTTGGATACGATCGACAACAGCCTCGACCAGGTTCGGCTTGCCGAGAGCAAGATGAAGCATTATTCCTCCAAACTGGAACGCGAGGTGGAGGACCGAACCCGGGAAATTTCGGAAAAGAACGAGGCCCTGCAGCGAGGTAACCGGGCTCTGATCAAGACCAAGGAAGATGCCGTCCACCGCGCCCGCAGCCGCGCCAACTTCTTGGCCAGCATGAGCCACGAGATTCGCACTCCCCTCAACGGCGTGCTGGGCATGCTCAATCTCGCCCTCGAAGGCGAGCTCGAAGGCAGCCAGCGCAACCGTCTTGAAATCGCTTACAACGCCGGTCAAAGTCTGCTGAGCCTCCTTAACGACATCCTCGACATTTCCAAGGTCGAAGCGGGCAAGTTGAGCCTGGAGGCGATCGAGTTCAGCCTTAGGGATGTCATCGAAGAGTGTGCAACCCTGCTGAGCCAGCAAGCGCGAAACAGACAGATCGAACTGGTCATCGACCTTGATCCGGCGCTACCGGAAATCTATCAGGGCGATCCCACGCGCGTGCGCCAGATCGTCAACAACCTTCTGGGCAATGGTATTAAGTTCACCGAATCGGGCGAGGTGCGGATTCGCGCCCGCAATCAGAATGGCGAAACGCGGATTGATGTGATCGATACCGGCATCGGCATGGCTGAAGATACCCTGCGGCGGATTTTCTCGCCGTTTTCTCAGGGCAAAGCCGATACCACCCGGCGTTACGGCGGTACGGGGCTTGGTCTGACGCTATGCCGGCAGCTGGTCGAACGCATGCACGGTCAGATCAGCGTGGAATCCCGCGAGAACAAGGGCACCCACTTTACCGTGATATTGCCCATGCCGGTCCGAGCACCGGCACGCGCTGCAGACTTCACCTCACCAGCCTTAAAGGAGTTTGGTGTCGCCCTCGATATTTCCCATGCCAATCCGCATCGATTGCCTCTGGAACGCCAGCTTCAGGCTTGGAATATTCCGGTTCTCGAGCCGGATGCAGAAGCACCGAGCGCGTATCTCTGCGAGACAACCGCCTGGACCCGTGGCGCACTCACCGATCGCCGCCTGCCCTGCCCGTTGATTCTGCTCGGCGAACCCCAGCAATCGATCCGGTCGGTATCAGGAAGCGAGCTACGCGTTGTGACGCTGCCTCTACGCCGAAGCCAGCTTGAGGAAGTGCTGAACGTAGCGACCGGCGGTACGGCGAAAGTCCGCGATGGAGGTGAGGAAGCCATTTCCCAGCCGAGCGAAGGCCTGAGCATCCTGTTGGTGGAAGACAACCGGGTGAATCAGATCGTTGCCAGCAGTATGCTGCGCAAGCTGGGCTACCGGGTAGATTTGGCGGAAAACGGTGAACGAGCCATCTCCGCCCTCAATCACAGCCGCTACGATATCGTGCTGATGGATTGCCAGATGCCGGTGCTTGACGGCTACGAAGCGACTGAACGCATCCGTCGCAATCCGGCTTGGCGTGAGCTTCCCATCATCGCGGTCACGGCGAACGTCATGCAGGGCGATAAGGACGACTGTCTTGCCGTCGGCATGAACGACTACATCACAAAACCCTACAACAAGCACGAGCTGCAAAACATTATCGAGCGCTGGGCCGCCAACGGCGGCACACGCAGCCGAGACCCGGAATAG
- a CDS encoding MarR family winged helix-turn-helix transcriptional regulator, which translates to MNSDDPLALDNQVCFALYAANRAMTGLYRPLLDALGLTYPQYLVMLVLWEADRAAPVANEAEEVISVSWLGRRLRLDSGTLTPLLKRLEARGLLTRTRRVDDERIVTVRLTGEGRQLRERALEIPGALLCRSGLELAQARNLRASLQSLLDRLP; encoded by the coding sequence ATGAACAGCGACGACCCGCTGGCGCTCGATAATCAGGTCTGTTTTGCCCTGTACGCCGCAAACCGGGCGATGACAGGACTATACCGGCCGTTGCTGGATGCGCTTGGGCTGACCTATCCACAGTATTTGGTCATGCTCGTGTTGTGGGAAGCGGATCGAGCTGCCCCGGTGGCGAATGAAGCGGAGGAGGTCATCAGCGTGTCTTGGCTGGGGCGGCGTCTGAGGCTTGATTCCGGCACCCTGACACCACTGCTCAAGCGGCTCGAAGCGCGAGGTTTGCTCACCCGCACGCGTCGTGTAGACGACGAAAGGATCGTTACGGTCCGTTTGACCGGCGAGGGAAGACAGTTGCGAGAGCGGGCGCTGGAAATCCCCGGGGCTCTGCTGTGCCGTAGCGGTTTGGAACTGGCACAGGCGCGGAATTTAAGGGCGTCGCTACAGTCCCTGCTGGATCGGTTGCCCTAG
- a CDS encoding glutathione peroxidase, with protein MSAQALYDIEVKDIKGESRILGDYRGKVLLIVNTASKCGFTPQFDGLQKLHQDLGGEHFEVLGFPCNQFMSQDPGSDDEISQFCSLNYGVDFPMFAKIEVNGPNAHPLYRFLKGEAKGVMGSEKIKWNFTKFLVDPKGAVVKRYPPTAKPEAIRKDIEKLL; from the coding sequence ATGTCTGCGCAGGCTTTGTACGACATCGAAGTTAAAGACATCAAAGGCGAAAGCCGAATCCTTGGCGACTATCGGGGTAAGGTACTCCTGATCGTTAACACGGCGAGCAAATGTGGCTTCACGCCCCAGTTTGATGGGCTTCAAAAGCTACACCAAGATTTGGGCGGAGAGCATTTCGAGGTCCTGGGCTTTCCCTGTAATCAGTTCATGAGCCAAGATCCGGGCTCCGATGACGAGATCAGCCAGTTCTGTAGCCTCAACTACGGTGTGGACTTTCCCATGTTCGCCAAAATCGAGGTCAATGGCCCGAACGCCCACCCGCTATACCGGTTTCTCAAAGGCGAGGCAAAGGGGGTTATGGGGTCGGAGAAGATCAAGTGGAACTTCACCAAGTTCCTGGTCGATCCGAAGGGTGCTGTGGTTAAGCGCTACCCGCCGACGGCAAAACCCGAGGCCATTCGCAAGGACATCGAGAAACTTCTTTAG
- a CDS encoding DNA-3-methyladenine glycosylase I, translated as MLAFQVIEDRAAARVGGPEALAGLMPAVLSTQEVANRPDRELLSAMTRRIFQAGMKHSVINDRWPAFETYFWGFEPEKLMLLSEEQLEQAMQNRALIRHWGKLRTIPANAGEMHRISKAEGGFGQVIAAWPDSDLFGLWAWLGKRFQRMGGQSGARFLRLAGRDTFLLTDDVIAALIASDAVDGKPSRKADRQKVNDAFIEWQSQCGRPLAHISRILSMTVD; from the coding sequence ATGCTCGCTTTTCAGGTGATCGAAGATCGCGCCGCAGCCCGGGTCGGAGGGCCGGAGGCGCTAGCCGGGCTCATGCCGGCGGTTCTTTCCACGCAAGAGGTTGCGAATAGGCCTGACCGGGAGCTTCTGTCAGCGATGACGCGACGGATATTCCAGGCCGGTATGAAACATAGCGTCATCAACGACCGCTGGCCGGCTTTCGAAACGTACTTTTGGGGGTTCGAGCCGGAAAAGCTCATGCTGCTATCTGAAGAGCAGTTGGAACAGGCGATGCAGAATCGAGCCTTGATTCGGCACTGGGGCAAGTTGCGGACCATTCCGGCCAATGCTGGAGAGATGCATCGAATCAGTAAAGCTGAAGGCGGGTTTGGTCAGGTTATCGCGGCTTGGCCAGACAGCGATCTGTTCGGCTTATGGGCTTGGCTGGGCAAACGTTTCCAGCGTATGGGCGGGCAATCCGGTGCCCGATTTTTGCGTCTCGCCGGTCGCGATACGTTCCTGCTGACCGATGATGTCATAGCTGCCTTGATCGCCAGCGACGCTGTGGACGGAAAGCCAAGCCGCAAAGCGGATAGGCAAAAGGTCAACGATGCTTTCATCGAGTGGCAATCTCAATGCGGGCGACCGTTGGCTCATATCAGTCGAATCCTTTCGATGACCGTCGATTAG
- a CDS encoding pyridoxal phosphate-dependent aminotransferase, with protein MQNYKKSSKLDNVCYEIRGPVLREARRMEEEGHRVLKLNIGNPAAFELDVPEEIQQDVIYNMPAAQGYVESKGLFSARKAVMHYCQQRGIDKVDIDDIYLGNGVSEMIVLSMQALLNTGDEVLVPAPDYPLWTAAITLSSGKPVHYHCDEAQDWFPDIDDIKSKLTSRTRAIVLINPNNPTGAVYPKELLEQVIELARQHNLIILSDEIYDKILYDGVEHVPTASLADDVLFFTYNGLSKNYRAAGYRSGWMIISGAKHKARDLIEGIEMLASMRLCSNVPAQLAIQTALGGYQSINDLVVPGGRLYEQRQTAWEMLNDIPGISCVKPMGALYMFPKLDPKRYPIHNDEKMVLDLLLQERILLVQGSAFNIEDKQHLRVVFLPRVDTLEDAVKRLAYFLSTYQQ; from the coding sequence ATGCAGAATTACAAGAAGTCGTCGAAACTGGATAACGTGTGCTATGAGATTCGTGGTCCGGTTTTGCGCGAGGCGCGTCGCATGGAGGAAGAAGGCCATCGCGTTCTCAAGCTCAACATTGGCAATCCCGCTGCTTTCGAGCTGGACGTTCCCGAAGAGATCCAGCAGGACGTGATCTACAACATGCCCGCAGCCCAGGGCTATGTGGAATCCAAAGGGCTGTTCTCTGCACGCAAGGCGGTAATGCATTATTGCCAGCAACGCGGCATCGACAAGGTGGATATCGATGATATCTATCTGGGCAACGGTGTCAGCGAGATGATCGTCCTCTCCATGCAAGCGCTGCTGAACACCGGCGACGAGGTGTTGGTCCCCGCCCCCGACTATCCGCTCTGGACTGCTGCAATTACGCTCTCCAGCGGCAAACCCGTGCACTATCATTGCGATGAAGCTCAGGACTGGTTCCCGGATATCGACGATATCAAAAGCAAGCTGACCTCGCGCACGCGGGCCATCGTGTTGATCAATCCCAACAACCCGACCGGCGCGGTCTATCCGAAGGAATTGCTGGAGCAGGTGATTGAACTGGCCCGCCAGCACAACCTGATTATCCTGTCCGACGAGATCTACGACAAGATCCTTTACGACGGCGTCGAACACGTTCCCACCGCTTCCCTGGCGGACGATGTGCTGTTCTTTACCTACAACGGCCTATCCAAGAACTACCGGGCGGCTGGCTACCGCTCCGGCTGGATGATCATCAGCGGTGCCAAGCACAAGGCACGTGATCTGATTGAAGGGATTGAAATGCTGGCCTCCATGCGCTTGTGCTCGAACGTGCCTGCACAATTGGCCATCCAAACCGCGCTAGGCGGCTACCAGTCGATCAACGACCTCGTGGTCCCGGGCGGGCGGCTCTATGAGCAACGTCAGACTGCGTGGGAAATGCTCAACGACATCCCCGGCATTAGTTGCGTGAAGCCGATGGGCGCATTGTATATGTTCCCCAAGTTGGACCCGAAGCGCTACCCGATCCATAACGACGAGAAGATGGTCCTCGACCTATTGCTGCAGGAGCGCATTTTGCTGGTCCAGGGTTCGGCGTTCAATATCGAAGATAAGCAGCACCTGCGCGTGGTCTTTCTGCCACGGGTCGATACCCTTGAGGATGCCGTTAAACGGCTGGCCTACTTCCTGTCGACCTATCAGCAGTAA
- the htpX gene encoding protease HtpX encodes MRILLFLATNLAVILVASITLQLLGVDTYLNQQGIAYGNLLIFAAVFGFAGSFISLLLSKRMAMWSTRAKIIESPRTPAERWLVDTVGELAQQAGIKMPDVAIFPASQSNAFATGWNKNDALVAVSEGLLGRFSKDEIRAVLGHEIGHVANGDMVTLTLIQGVVNTFVIFASRIIGSVVDRTVFKSENGHGPGFFIVSIVAQIVLGILASTIVFWFSRRREFRADIAGAQLAGQAAMIGALERLKRESQIPDQMPDSLEAFGINRGTRHGLSALFMTHPPLEDRIAALQRM; translated from the coding sequence ATGAGAATCCTGCTCTTTCTGGCCACCAACCTGGCCGTTATCCTGGTTGCAAGCATTACCCTACAATTGCTGGGCGTGGATACTTATCTGAATCAGCAAGGCATTGCCTACGGTAACCTGCTGATCTTCGCGGCCGTGTTCGGCTTTGCGGGCTCATTCATCTCGCTGCTGCTTTCCAAGCGAATGGCGATGTGGAGCACCCGGGCCAAGATCATCGAAAGCCCGCGCACGCCGGCCGAGCGTTGGCTGGTGGACACCGTGGGCGAACTGGCCCAGCAAGCCGGCATCAAGATGCCAGACGTGGCTATATTCCCAGCCAGCCAATCCAATGCTTTTGCGACCGGCTGGAATAAGAACGATGCCTTGGTAGCCGTAAGCGAAGGGCTGCTCGGCCGGTTTAGTAAAGACGAGATCCGTGCCGTCCTGGGTCACGAAATCGGCCACGTGGCGAACGGCGACATGGTCACGCTTACCCTGATACAGGGGGTAGTGAACACGTTCGTGATCTTCGCCTCACGGATTATCGGCTCGGTCGTAGACCGGACCGTATTTAAGAGCGAGAACGGCCACGGCCCGGGTTTCTTTATCGTGAGCATCGTTGCGCAGATCGTCCTCGGCATCCTGGCAAGCACAATCGTATTCTGGTTCTCTCGTCGCCGTGAGTTCCGGGCTGATATTGCTGGCGCGCAGCTGGCAGGGCAAGCAGCGATGATCGGCGCACTTGAACGCCTGAAGCGTGAAAGTCAGATTCCCGATCAAATGCCGGATTCACTGGAAGCATTCGGTATAAACCGGGGGACGCGTCATGGTCTTTCTGCCTTGTTCATGACCCACCCGCCATTGGAAGACAGGATTGCAGCTCTGCAACGCATGTAA
- a CDS encoding PA1571 family protein, translating to MTESWMNGAAIVLSDGREIPITDTMVRKSLEELAEESETKAGSYERAASSN from the coding sequence ATGACTGAAAGCTGGATGAATGGCGCTGCCATCGTTCTCTCTGACGGCCGCGAAATACCTATCACGGACACCATGGTCCGCAAGTCCCTGGAAGAGTTGGCCGAAGAAAGCGAGACCAAGGCGGGGTCCTACGAGCGGGCCGCTTCGTCGAATTAA
- the pdxB gene encoding 4-phosphoerythronate dehydrogenase PdxB, whose product MLIVADENIPLLDQFFEEIGTIRRVAGRTMTPADVRDADILLVRSVTRVDQALLNGSRVKFVGTATIGTDHVDVQWLESQGIAFACSPGCNASSVVEYVLSVLSVHAEQRGLDDWTELSVGIVGAGNVGKRLATRLDKLGFDIKVNDPPREAAEDADDFCSLDEALACDVITLHTPLTKQGDHPTRHLINTERLQNLHEAQLLINTSRGGVIDCDTLNARLVQPDAPRVVLDVWEGEPEVDEELANRVWLMTPHIAGYSLEGKIGGTEMVYQALCRFLGLPVRKKSGQFMADPALSKLSFTSSANARDAAHVAIRACYDVRKDDARYRRVFKLSDGERAAAFDAMRRDYPVRREFSSTKVQLKGGAKELQQVFKALEFKLKL is encoded by the coding sequence ATGCTGATTGTCGCAGACGAGAATATCCCTTTACTCGATCAGTTCTTCGAAGAAATTGGCACCATCCGCCGGGTCGCTGGCCGGACGATGACACCGGCGGACGTCCGAGATGCGGACATCCTGCTGGTACGCTCGGTGACCCGCGTGGATCAGGCGCTGTTGAACGGCAGCAGGGTCAAATTCGTGGGTACGGCGACGATCGGCACGGATCATGTCGATGTTCAATGGCTCGAATCCCAGGGCATTGCATTCGCCTGTTCGCCAGGATGCAACGCCTCCAGCGTGGTTGAGTACGTTCTCAGCGTTCTCTCCGTCCATGCCGAGCAACGCGGCCTGGACGATTGGACCGAACTTTCGGTAGGTATCGTTGGCGCCGGGAACGTTGGCAAGCGTCTTGCCACCCGCCTGGATAAACTGGGTTTCGATATCAAGGTGAACGACCCGCCTCGTGAGGCGGCTGAGGATGCCGACGATTTCTGCAGTCTTGACGAGGCCTTGGCCTGCGATGTGATCACGCTACATACGCCTCTGACCAAACAGGGCGATCACCCCACCCGCCATCTGATCAATACCGAGCGGCTGCAGAATCTCCATGAGGCGCAGCTGCTGATCAACACCAGCCGCGGCGGCGTTATCGACTGCGATACCCTCAACGCACGGCTCGTCCAGCCGGATGCGCCGCGCGTGGTGCTTGATGTCTGGGAAGGGGAGCCCGAGGTTGACGAAGAACTGGCCAACCGGGTTTGGCTGATGACGCCGCATATTGCCGGTTATAGTCTGGAAGGCAAAATCGGCGGCACGGAAATGGTCTACCAGGCCTTATGTCGCTTTCTCGGTCTACCGGTACGTAAGAAGAGCGGCCAGTTCATGGCTGATCCAGCACTGAGCAAGCTTTCGTTTACCTCTTCTGCGAACGCGCGTGATGCAGCGCACGTGGCTATCAGGGCCTGTTATGACGTGCGTAAGGACGATGCTCGTTATCGAAGGGTTTTTAAGTTGTCCGATGGGGAGCGTGCTGCTGCCTTCGACGCGATGCGTCGAGATTATCCGGTGCGACGAGAGTTCTCTAGCACGAAGGTGCAGCTCAAGGGTGGGGCAAAAGAACTCCAGCAGGTTTTCAAGGCGCTGGAGTTCAAGCTGAAACTCTAG
- a CDS encoding DEAD/DEAH box helicase → MNTTEVPVDEGKTRFTAFDLDGKLQKAIGEIGFEFCTPIQAETLPLTLAGHDLIGQAQTGTGKTAAFLITAIQRMLRSPIPDDERYASEPRVLALAPTRELALQIAKDAEELCAHTGHNVVTVLGGMNYDRQRDQLRNDVVDVLVATPGRLIDFLGSQDVFLDQLDLLIIDEADRMLDMGFIPDVKRILRKCTQKEERQTLLFSATFNQDVLNLASMWTQSAEFVEIEPEQKTAERVEQTVYMVGEDEKLRVLVNYIQRPEVSKAIIFANRRDQCRDLEEDLRRQGVSTALLSGEIAQNKRLRTLDKFKGGSIKALVATDVAGRGIHVSGVTHVFNYNLPENAEDYVHRIGRTGRAGEHGVSISFASEDDAFSLPAIESYIGQKLTCTLPDEALMVPLEKPVVERKRGARRRPPSGGGRRQRRA, encoded by the coding sequence TTGAATACGACTGAAGTACCTGTAGATGAGGGCAAGACCCGCTTTACCGCTTTTGATCTGGACGGCAAGCTCCAGAAAGCCATCGGCGAGATCGGCTTCGAGTTTTGTACGCCGATACAAGCGGAAACCTTACCTCTGACGTTGGCCGGTCACGACCTGATCGGCCAGGCTCAGACTGGCACTGGCAAGACCGCTGCCTTCCTGATTACCGCCATTCAGCGCATGCTCCGATCGCCTATCCCGGACGACGAGCGCTACGCGTCCGAACCCCGTGTGCTGGCGTTGGCGCCGACCCGGGAACTCGCGTTGCAGATCGCAAAGGATGCCGAAGAGCTTTGTGCCCACACGGGCCACAACGTCGTCACTGTTCTTGGCGGCATGAACTATGACCGCCAGCGGGATCAGTTGCGCAACGACGTGGTCGATGTCCTGGTCGCGACGCCAGGCCGTTTGATTGATTTTCTCGGCTCCCAGGATGTCTTCCTCGATCAGCTTGACCTGCTGATTATCGACGAAGCGGATCGCATGCTGGATATGGGCTTCATTCCGGATGTGAAACGTATTCTCCGTAAGTGTACGCAGAAGGAAGAGCGTCAGACCCTGCTTTTCAGTGCCACCTTTAACCAGGATGTATTGAACCTGGCTTCAATGTGGACCCAAAGTGCCGAATTCGTCGAGATCGAGCCCGAGCAAAAAACCGCAGAGCGGGTCGAGCAGACAGTCTACATGGTGGGCGAAGACGAAAAGCTAAGGGTTCTGGTCAACTATATTCAGCGACCGGAAGTCAGCAAGGCCATCATCTTTGCCAACCGTCGCGACCAGTGCCGCGACCTGGAGGAAGACCTGCGTCGACAGGGCGTTAGTACGGCGTTGTTATCCGGGGAAATCGCACAGAACAAACGGCTGCGCACTTTGGACAAGTTCAAGGGCGGGTCGATCAAGGCGTTGGTAGCGACCGACGTGGCCGGCCGGGGTATCCACGTTAGCGGTGTGACGCACGTGTTCAATTATAACCTGCCGGAAAACGCCGAAGATTATGTCCACCGCATTGGCCGTACCGGTCGAGCGGGCGAGCATGGTGTATCGATCAGTTTCGCCAGTGAGGACGATGCCTTCTCCTTGCCGGCTATCGAGTCCTACATCGGCCAGAAGCTGACGTGTACCTTGCCGGATGAGGCATTGATGGTGCCGCTCGAAAAACCCGTTGTCGAGCGTAAGCGCGGTGCGCGCCGTAGGCCGCCCTCCGGCGGCGGGCGTCGTCAACGCAGGGCGTAA
- a CDS encoding elongation factor P hydroxylase, translating into MKHHPDDLIMLFNDLFRDQWRTILVRGGEEPEYIPARDENDVHRVIFAHGYFASALHEVSHWCIAGEKRRQLYDYGYWYCADGRTETEQAAFEQVEVKPQALEWLFSAAAGVPFTISIDNLSGGGASDEASFRASVACQARDYLARGLPQRARLFLDTLLIFYNRRAVFDLQLFKA; encoded by the coding sequence ATGAAACACCACCCTGACGACCTCATCATGTTGTTCAACGATCTCTTTCGCGATCAGTGGCGAACCATTCTGGTCCGTGGAGGCGAGGAGCCGGAATATATTCCAGCTCGTGACGAGAACGATGTGCACCGAGTCATCTTCGCTCATGGGTATTTTGCCAGCGCCTTACATGAGGTTAGCCATTGGTGTATTGCCGGTGAAAAACGCCGCCAACTTTACGACTACGGTTATTGGTATTGTGCCGATGGCCGCACAGAAACGGAGCAGGCGGCGTTCGAACAGGTTGAGGTGAAGCCGCAGGCTTTGGAGTGGTTGTTTTCAGCGGCTGCCGGCGTACCGTTCACTATCAGTATCGACAATCTGTCCGGTGGCGGGGCCAGCGATGAAGCCAGCTTTCGCGCTAGCGTGGCCTGCCAGGCCCGAGACTACTTGGCTCGCGGCTTGCCTCAGCGGGCGCGGCTTTTTCTTGATACGCTGCTGATATTCTATAACCGGCGGGCTGTTTTTGACCTGCAGCTTTTCAAAGCCTGA